Proteins found in one Dehalococcoidales bacterium genomic segment:
- the rsmH gene encoding 16S rRNA (cytosine(1402)-N(4))-methyltransferase RsmH, with the protein MRSYKVHVPVMLQEVIDGLAVQPGGRYIDCTAGTGGHSAAIMKYSSPGGQLLGIDADPIAVEAARKRLVGYGNSVVIENDNFVNLEKVCNKYEFKPVHGILLDLGISSLQLDRSGRGFSFQYAAPLDMRFSPEQEVTAADIVNTYSEEELARIIRNYGEEPRSNRIAGRIVSERPFTTTVELAKTIERAVGFKRGKIHPATKTFQALRIAVNDELAHLEQTLKQAVNLLGYGGRLVVITYHSLEDRIVKQFMQHEAKDCICPPEAMVCNCLHSAVLKLINKKVITPSLEEISQNPRSRSAKLRIAERTEARLEQGGIEEKKSNPCKNDNFWQKPSMMKDVCDVL; encoded by the coding sequence ATGAGGTCGTATAAAGTACATGTTCCCGTTATGCTGCAAGAGGTTATCGACGGCTTAGCCGTACAACCCGGCGGGCGTTACATTGATTGTACCGCGGGAACCGGCGGACACTCCGCCGCAATAATGAAATACAGTTCCCCGGGCGGTCAGCTTTTGGGGATTGATGCCGATCCGATTGCGGTTGAGGCGGCACGCAAAAGGCTTGTCGGTTACGGTAATTCCGTTGTAATCGAAAACGATAACTTTGTTAATCTGGAAAAGGTTTGCAATAAATATGAATTCAAGCCGGTTCACGGCATATTATTGGATCTCGGCATTTCTTCGTTGCAACTCGACAGAAGCGGCCGGGGTTTCAGTTTCCAGTATGCCGCACCTTTGGATATGAGATTTAGCCCCGAGCAAGAGGTTACGGCGGCTGATATCGTTAATACTTATTCCGAAGAGGAACTGGCACGTATAATCAGAAACTACGGTGAAGAACCGAGAAGCAACCGAATTGCCGGGCGCATTGTCAGCGAGCGTCCGTTTACGACAACCGTAGAGCTGGCCAAAACAATCGAACGCGCGGTCGGGTTTAAAAGGGGCAAGATTCATCCGGCAACAAAAACGTTTCAGGCGTTAAGGATTGCGGTTAACGATGAACTCGCGCACCTTGAACAAACCTTAAAACAAGCCGTTAACCTGTTGGGTTACGGCGGCAGGCTGGTTGTAATTACCTATCATTCCCTTGAGGACCGTATCGTAAAGCAGTTTATGCAGCACGAAGCCAAAGATTGCATCTGTCCGCCGGAAGCGATGGTTTGCAATTGTTTACATTCGGCTGTTTTGAAGTTGATTAATAAAAAAGTAATTACTCCTTCTCTGGAAGAAATAAGCCAAAATCCGCGCAGCCGCAGTGCCAAGCTGAGAATTGCCGAGCGCACCGAGGCCCGTTTGGAGCAGGGCGGGATAGAGGAAAAGAAATCCAATCCTTGTAAAAACGATAACTTTTGGCAAAAACCTTCGATGATGAAGGATGTTTGTGACGTTCTTTAA
- the ftsA gene encoding cell division protein FtsA, with protein MSKRSIIASIDVGTTKICTTIAETTGNGDVYVVGVGITPSSGLHKGLVVNINEAKEAIRSSVRKAEQSCNYKIESAYVGVTGRHVDSVNNTGVVAITRNDRLVRPDDLKRVLSSAQGIKVPNDRKLLHVIPRGYSVDGQAGVKNPVGMYGYRLDVETHIITAAATSIQNLVKCVRGIGLDIDDLVLEPLASGEAVLSEDEKQVGVVLADIGGGTTDICIFKDGSIWHSAILPVAGYQLTRDIAIGLGLPFEVAEEMKRRYGSVMPVYESKINANSPISEDGHGVSYNDLCDIIRARVEEILRLTLLEMPGSDYESLVPAGLVLTGGSSNLSGIEVLGRDILKLPVRVGLPNRVSGITDSLNDPAYATSVGLLLWGAKNQNTKKWKGNWFKDRMKQVTSKLVQIFK; from the coding sequence ATGAGTAAACGATCTATAATAGCTTCGATTGATGTTGGCACTACTAAAATCTGCACCACCATTGCCGAAACAACCGGTAACGGTGATGTTTATGTTGTCGGTGTTGGGATTACCCCTTCAAGCGGTTTGCATAAAGGGTTAGTTGTCAATATAAACGAAGCCAAAGAGGCGATTCGAAGTTCGGTCAGAAAGGCGGAGCAGTCCTGCAATTATAAGATTGAGTCGGCATACGTCGGCGTTACAGGCAGGCATGTGGATTCGGTAAATAATACAGGGGTGGTGGCGATAACCCGCAATGACAGGCTGGTTAGGCCGGATGACTTGAAAAGGGTCCTTTCGAGCGCTCAGGGGATTAAAGTCCCCAATGACAGAAAACTTTTACATGTGATTCCCCGCGGCTACTCCGTCGACGGACAGGCGGGCGTCAAAAACCCCGTCGGTATGTACGGCTACAGATTAGATGTCGAAACACATATTATTACTGCTGCCGCAACATCAATTCAGAACTTGGTCAAATGTGTCAGAGGCATCGGCCTTGATATCGATGACCTGGTGCTTGAACCGTTAGCTTCCGGTGAAGCCGTTCTCTCGGAAGATGAAAAGCAGGTCGGTGTCGTCCTTGCCGATATCGGCGGCGGTACAACCGATATTTGTATCTTTAAAGACGGCAGTATTTGGCACAGTGCAATCTTACCGGTTGCCGGTTATCAGCTAACGCGCGATATTGCTATCGGTCTCGGGTTACCGTTCGAGGTTGCCGAAGAAATGAAGCGCCGCTACGGTAGTGTTATGCCGGTCTATGAAAGCAAGATTAATGCCAACAGCCCGATTTCAGAAGACGGACACGGCGTTTCCTATAACGACCTGTGCGATATTATCAGAGCCAGAGTTGAAGAAATTTTAAGACTTACCCTCCTTGAGATGCCCGGATCGGATTATGAGTCGCTCGTACCGGCAGGTTTGGTACTTACCGGCGGCAGCTCTAACCTCTCGGGGATTGAGGTTCTCGGACGCGATATCTTAAAACTCCCCGTTAGAGTAGGGTTACCCAACCGTGTATCCGGAATTACGGATTCACTTAACGATCCTGCATACGCAACAAGCGTCGGGTTGCTTTTGTGGGGCGCCAAAAACCAGAATACCAAAAAATGGAAGGGCAACTGGTTTAAGGACAGAATGAAACAAGTTACCAGCAAGCTGGTACAAATATTTAAATAA
- the mraZ gene encoding division/cell wall cluster transcriptional repressor MraZ, which produces MFFGEFGYRMDEKGRIPLPPRFRAQLKDGLVLIPGVDSCITAYTMPEWAKISESLNSKNGITPSRLRQLNRALFSNAFHLNVDGQGRISLPVQLREHAGIEEEVIVVGANNYLELWNKVAWENEKASSREKMWDIIESMEENREADR; this is translated from the coding sequence ATGTTTTTTGGCGAGTTCGGATACAGAATGGATGAGAAAGGCAGGATTCCCCTGCCGCCGCGTTTTAGGGCGCAATTGAAAGACGGGTTGGTTTTAATCCCCGGCGTAGACAGTTGCATCACGGCGTATACCATGCCCGAATGGGCAAAAATCTCCGAATCGCTTAACAGCAAAAACGGGATAACCCCCAGTAGGCTTAGACAGCTAAACAGGGCCTTGTTCTCCAATGCTTTTCATCTCAATGTTGACGGACAGGGTAGGATCAGCTTACCGGTGCAGTTAAGAGAGCACGCCGGAATTGAAGAAGAAGTAATTGTGGTCGGTGCCAACAATTATTTGGAATTATGGAATAAGGTTGCTTGGGAAAACGAAAAGGCCAGCAGCCGTGAAAAAATGTGGGATATTATCGAAAGCATGGAAGAGAACAGAGAGGCCGATAGGTGA
- the ftsZ gene encoding cell division protein FtsZ: MAKTSFVPNPAKIKVIGLGGGGCNAVTRMVREEIQGVEFIAMNTDAQALAITEAPIRIQLGEKLTRGLGVGGDHLKGQKAAEENKDELKDLITGADMVFITAGMGGGTGTGSASVVAEVAKESGALTIAVVTKPFTFEGAHRTEVAKDGIAKLLPKVDTLIIIPNDRLLDLCDQKTGVDSAFKMADDVLRHGVQAISEVITVPGVINLDFADVKAVMKDAGPAWMSIGRGTGKNRAVDAAKEALASPLLDVTIDGSKGVLFNVVGGTDLSLYEVNEAAEVIRQAVDADANIIFGVATDPSMGSDVRITLITTGFVTKTEFSDSTEEDEITKQLKNIRTEDELDIPTFIRQPLYKKQQVVTPVDRIVHNERKTRMWFQ, translated from the coding sequence ATGGCTAAGACAAGTTTTGTACCAAATCCGGCAAAAATTAAAGTTATCGGCCTTGGCGGCGGTGGCTGTAATGCCGTTACCCGCATGGTCAGGGAAGAAATTCAGGGCGTTGAATTTATAGCAATGAACACCGACGCGCAGGCACTGGCTATAACGGAAGCCCCCATCAGAATTCAGCTCGGAGAAAAATTAACTCGCGGGCTTGGTGTTGGCGGAGACCATCTCAAGGGTCAGAAAGCAGCGGAAGAGAATAAGGACGAATTAAAAGACCTTATTACAGGGGCCGATATGGTCTTTATCACCGCAGGCATGGGCGGCGGTACCGGAACCGGTTCCGCATCCGTAGTGGCCGAAGTTGCCAAGGAGAGCGGAGCTCTTACGATTGCGGTGGTTACCAAACCGTTCACTTTTGAAGGCGCACATCGCACCGAGGTTGCTAAAGACGGTATCGCCAAATTGTTACCGAAGGTTGATACCCTTATTATCATCCCCAACGACAGATTACTTGACCTCTGCGATCAGAAAACCGGCGTTGACAGCGCCTTTAAGATGGCAGATGATGTTTTACGCCACGGCGTACAGGCGATTTCCGAAGTTATTACCGTCCCCGGCGTAATTAACCTTGACTTTGCCGATGTAAAAGCGGTTATGAAAGATGCGGGTCCGGCTTGGATGTCCATCGGACGCGGCACCGGCAAGAACCGTGCGGTTGATGCAGCCAAAGAAGCGCTGGCCAGCCCGTTACTGGATGTAACCATTGACGGCTCAAAGGGTGTTCTCTTTAATGTTGTCGGCGGTACCGATCTTTCACTCTATGAAGTCAATGAGGCGGCGGAAGTAATCAGACAGGCAGTTGATGCCGATGCCAATATTATCTTCGGTGTAGCCACCGATCCGAGTATGGGCAGCGATGTCAGGATTACTCTTATTACCACCGGCTTTGTTACCAAGACAGAGTTCTCCGATTCAACCGAGGAAGATGAAATCACCAAGCAATTGAAGAACATCAGGACCGAGGACGAATTGGATATCCCGACGTTTATCAGACAGCCGCTCTATAAAAAACAGCAGGTTGTTACTCCGGTTGACAGGATTGTCCATAACGAAAGAAAAACCAGGATGTGGTTTCAATAA